One window from the genome of Opisthocomus hoazin isolate bOpiHoa1 chromosome 11, bOpiHoa1.hap1, whole genome shotgun sequence encodes:
- the TXNRD3 gene encoding thioredoxin reductase 3: MPPPGQTQLPDWDGLKLRVRTLIASHRVLIFSKSYCPYCHKVKELFHSMHVEYYALELDVTADGPSIQHVLAELTNQRTVPNVFVNGTHIGGCDSTYQAYRDGSLQKLLGDSNGAEPYDYDLIIIGGGSGGLACSKEAAALGKKVMVLDYVVPTPLGTTWGLGGTCVNVGCIPKKLMHQAALLGQALQDSRKYGWQYEEQVKHNWEVMVEAIQNYIGSLNWGYRVSLREKSVTYLNSYGEFVEPHKIKATNRKGQVTYHTAETFVLATGERPRYPGIPGDKEYCITSDDLFSLPYCPGKTLVVGASYVALECAGFLAGLGLDVKVMVRSILLRGFDQEMAERIGAHMETHGVKFIRKFVPVQVEQLEEGMPGRLKVTAKSTEGPETFEEEYNTVLLAIGRDACTRNIGLETVGVKINEKNGKVPVNDEEQTNVPYVYAIGDILDGKLELTPVAIQAGKLLARRLYGGGSTKCDYINVPTTVFTPLEYGSCGLAEERAIEEYGKQNLEVYHTLFWPLEWTVPGRDNNTCYAKIICNKYDNNRVIGFHVLGPNAGEITQGFAAAIKCGLTKELLDETIGIHPTCGEVFTTMDITKSSGQDISQRGC, encoded by the exons GTGAAGGAACTCTTCCACTCTATGCATGTGGAGTACTATGCTTTGGAACTTGATGTAACAG CTGATGGACCTAGTATTCAGCATGTGTTAGCAGAGCTAACTAATCAGAGGACAGTGCCTAATGTATTTGTGAATGGAACACACATAGGCGGCTGTGATTCAACTTATCAG gcttATCGTGATGGATCTCTGCAGAAACTTCTTGGGGATAGCAATGGTGCAGAACCATATGATTATGATCTAATTATTATTGGTGGTGGCTCAGGTGGACTTGCGTGTTCCAAG GAAGCTGCTGCCTTGGGAAAGAAAGTAATGGTATTGGATTATGTTGTTCCAACGCCTCTCGGAACCACGTGGG GACTTGGTGGCACGTGTGTAAATGTAGGTTGCATTCCTAAGAAGCTAATGCATCAAGCAGCACTTCTGGGTCAAGCGCTCCAAGATTCAAGGAAGTACGGGTGGCAGTATGAAGAACAAG TTAAGCACAACTGGGAGGTCATGGTGGAAGCAATTCAAAACTATATTGGTTCTTTAAACTGGGGTTATCGAGTGTCCTTAAGAGAGAAGTCTGTGACATACCTCAATTCTTACGGAGAATTCGTTGAACCACACAAAATTAAG GCAACTAATAGAAAAGGACAAGTAACCTATCACACAGCAGAGACTTTTGTCCTGGCAACAGGAGAAAGGCCTAGATATCCGGGTATCCCTGGAGATAAAGAATACTGTATTACAAG tgaTGACCTCTTCTCCTTGCCTTACTGCCCTGGCAAAACTCTAGTTGTGGGTGCTTCCTACGTGGCTCTAGAGTGTGCAGGATTTCTTGCTGGTCTAGGTCTGGATGTCAAAGTGATGGTGCGTTCCATACTCCTTCGGGGCTTTGACCAAGAAATGGCAGAAAGAATAGGTGCTCACATGGAAACACATGGCGTAAAGTTCATCAGGAAGTTTGTACCTGTTCAG gttGAACAGCTGGAGGAAGGCATGCCTGGGAGACTGAAAGTGACAGCAAAGTCTACGGAGGGACCAGAAACCTTTGAAGAAGAATATAACACT gttttgctAGCCATTGGTCGTGATGCATGTACCAGAAATATTGGCTTAGAGACAGTTGGTGTCAAAATCAATGAGAA GAATGGGAAAGTACCTGTAAATGATGAAGAACAAACCAATGTGCCTTATGTTTACGCTATCGGAGATATATTGGATGGAAAGCTTGAACTTACTCCAGTTGCCATCCAGGCAGGGAAACTGCTAGCCCGCAGGCTTTATGGGGGTGGTTCCACAAAG tgtgaCTATATCAATGTACCAACGACAGTGTTTACTCCTTTAGAGTATGGCAGCTGTGGGTTAGCTGAAGAAAGAGCCATAGAAGAATATGGCAAGCAAAACTTGGAG GTTTATCACACTTTGTTCTGGCCACTTGAATGGACAGTACCAGGCAGAGATAACAATACTTGTTATGCAAAGATTATCTGCAATAAATACGACAAC AATCGTGTGATAGGATTTCATGTTCTTGGACCTAATGCTGGTGAAATTACCCAAGGTTTTGCTGCTGCAATAAAATGTGGTCTCACCAAAGAATTACTTGATGAAACAATTGGTATCCATCCAACTTGTGGAGAG GTGTTCACTACAATGGATATTACAAAATCTTCAGGACAAGACATCAGTCAAAGGGGTTGCTGA